A region of Pyxidicoccus parkwaysis DNA encodes the following proteins:
- a CDS encoding pectin acetylesterase-family hydrolase: MRKLLLLLLFVSLPFALTACGDDKEETPIESTPKAWTWVDVAGTECGNGEQTGIGVNPDEGSTDLYIYLQGGGACWDEQTCFTLRSAANITTGYKAAQFQTDGTKDAYMFNRTKGTNPFRDMSYVFVPYCTGDVHGGDAVQTYGTQQVHHKGASNMAAVLPKLVATFPGVKRVFLGGSSAGAFGAQLNYERVAAAFPDAEVHVLADSGQMVTPAGTLLNTWLTHWGVKIPAACTNCATDFTRFPVYLADTYPKSRFALLAWSRDNVLSTFFGYSAANFETQTLSLLSSSYDGKANAKYFLKRGTQHTFLGSLDTITSTTGVTLESWVQQWVDGSATWSNVLEP, from the coding sequence ATGCGCAAGCTCCTCCTGCTCCTCCTCTTCGTTTCACTTCCCTTCGCCCTCACCGCGTGTGGCGACGACAAGGAAGAGACGCCCATCGAGAGCACGCCCAAGGCGTGGACCTGGGTGGACGTCGCCGGCACCGAGTGCGGCAACGGCGAGCAGACCGGCATCGGCGTCAACCCCGATGAGGGAAGCACGGACCTCTACATCTACCTCCAGGGCGGCGGCGCCTGCTGGGACGAGCAGACGTGCTTCACGCTGCGCAGCGCGGCCAACATCACCACGGGCTACAAGGCGGCCCAGTTCCAGACGGACGGCACCAAGGACGCGTACATGTTCAACCGGACGAAGGGCACCAATCCCTTCCGGGACATGTCCTACGTCTTCGTCCCCTACTGCACGGGCGACGTGCACGGCGGCGACGCGGTGCAGACGTACGGCACGCAACAGGTGCACCACAAGGGCGCGAGCAACATGGCGGCGGTGCTGCCGAAGCTGGTGGCCACCTTCCCTGGCGTGAAGCGCGTGTTCCTCGGGGGCAGCAGCGCGGGCGCGTTCGGCGCGCAGTTGAACTACGAGCGGGTGGCCGCCGCCTTCCCCGATGCCGAGGTGCACGTGCTCGCGGACTCGGGGCAGATGGTGACGCCTGCGGGAACGCTCCTCAACACGTGGCTCACCCATTGGGGCGTGAAGATTCCGGCCGCGTGCACCAACTGCGCAACGGACTTCACGCGCTTCCCCGTGTACCTCGCGGACACGTACCCGAAGTCGCGCTTCGCGCTGCTCGCGTGGAGCCGGGACAACGTGCTCAGCACCTTCTTCGGCTACTCCGCCGCGAACTTCGAGACGCAGACGCTCAGCCTGCTCTCGTCGTCGTATGACGGGAAGGCCAACGCGAAGTACTTCCTCAAGCGCGGCACGCAGCACACCTTCCTGGGTAGCCTCGACACCATCACCAGCACCACCGGCGTGACGCTGGAGAGCTGGGTCCAGCAATGGGTGGACGGCAGCGCGACCTGGAGCAACGTGCTGGAGCCGTGA
- a CDS encoding class I adenylate-forming enzyme family protein has protein sequence MWTLDEVLTTAARKYGSREALVTTGRRVTFAELDAAVTRAAAHLQTYGVGRGDKVAIFGRNTISWVVGFLATLRLGGITVPLNHKLAPPELAFILGHSENKVLLADRDLSDGVPASSREKCRVLLLGGNDTLDDVPLFDGPAKRDARWTCASSDVAEILYTSGTTGLPKGCLHSHANVLFAGMASSLAYGLDSTDRVLLAMPVWHSFPLNNLMLGSLYVGATVVMMSEYHPMGMLETIQRERCTLFFGAPVAFLVPLRVVPDFERYDLSSIRTFLYGGGPIDADTSRLLAKRYRTERFFQIFGMTETGPTGTLLRPEEQVAKAGSIGRYAVSGCDVKVMRDTETEAKPGEVGEIWMRCQSMMLGYHRDAEATAAAFHDGWYRTGDVARIDADGYLFIVDRLKDMIITGGENVYSKEVEDALASHPDLVESAVIGIPHPEWGETVAAVLVLKPGATFNEASFHAHCESRLARYKSPRIYHVAETLPRTPSGKVIKVEVRKKYARA, from the coding sequence ATGTGGACGCTCGACGAGGTGCTCACGACGGCCGCGCGGAAGTACGGCTCCCGCGAGGCGCTCGTCACGACGGGCCGGCGCGTCACCTTCGCCGAGCTCGACGCGGCCGTCACCCGGGCGGCCGCCCACCTCCAGACGTACGGCGTGGGACGCGGTGACAAGGTCGCCATCTTCGGCCGCAACACCATCTCGTGGGTGGTGGGCTTCCTCGCCACGCTGCGGCTGGGCGGCATCACGGTGCCCCTCAACCACAAGCTCGCGCCGCCGGAACTGGCCTTCATCCTCGGCCACAGCGAGAACAAGGTCCTGCTGGCCGACAGGGACTTGTCCGACGGAGTACCCGCCAGCAGCCGCGAGAAGTGCCGCGTCCTGCTGCTCGGCGGGAACGACACCCTCGACGACGTGCCGCTGTTCGACGGGCCCGCGAAGCGCGATGCCCGCTGGACCTGTGCCTCCAGCGACGTGGCGGAGATTCTCTACACGTCGGGCACCACGGGGCTTCCGAAGGGCTGTCTGCACTCGCACGCCAACGTCCTCTTCGCGGGAATGGCCAGCAGCCTGGCCTACGGACTGGACTCCACGGACCGCGTCCTCCTGGCGATGCCGGTGTGGCACAGCTTCCCGCTCAACAACCTGATGCTGGGCAGCCTCTACGTCGGCGCCACGGTGGTGATGATGTCGGAGTACCACCCGATGGGCATGCTGGAGACGATTCAGCGCGAGCGCTGCACGCTCTTCTTCGGCGCCCCGGTGGCCTTCCTCGTGCCGCTGCGCGTGGTGCCGGACTTCGAGCGCTACGACTTGAGCAGCATCCGTACGTTCCTGTACGGCGGCGGCCCCATCGACGCGGACACGTCACGCCTGCTCGCGAAGCGCTACCGCACCGAGCGCTTCTTCCAGATTTTCGGCATGACGGAGACGGGCCCCACGGGCACGCTGCTGCGGCCGGAGGAGCAGGTGGCGAAGGCGGGCTCCATCGGCCGCTACGCCGTCAGCGGCTGCGACGTGAAGGTGATGCGCGACACCGAGACGGAGGCGAAGCCGGGCGAGGTGGGCGAAATCTGGATGCGGTGCCAGTCGATGATGCTGGGCTACCACCGGGACGCGGAGGCCACCGCCGCCGCGTTCCACGACGGCTGGTACCGCACCGGCGATGTGGCCCGCATCGACGCGGACGGGTACCTGTTCATCGTCGACCGGCTGAAGGACATGATCATCACCGGGGGCGAGAACGTGTACTCGAAAGAAGTCGAGGACGCGCTCGCCAGCCACCCGGACCTCGTCGAGTCGGCGGTCATCGGCATTCCGCATCCGGAGTGGGGTGAGACGGTGGCGGCCGTCCTCGTGCTCAAGCCGGGCGCGACCTTCAACGAGGCCAGCTTCCACGCCCACTGCGAGTCGCGCCTCGCGCGCTACAAGTCACCGCGCATCTACCACGTGGCGGAGACCCTGCCCCGCACGCCCTCGGGCAAGGTCATCAAGGTCGAAGTGCGCAAGAAGTACGCGCGGGCCTGA
- a CDS encoding acyl-CoA dehydrogenase family protein produces the protein MTEPNAIAAGFLTHEVTNQPPPLVYDAWKTDTVLREVVAREGGGWAEADLAKYGVLAGGEMQQLAVLANENKPRFRPFDRYGNRRDEVEFHPSYHRLMELGMAHGVSGFAWRNEEKPGAHVARMAFFYLHNQADQGTSCPLTMTYASVPALRHQPELAREWVPRVASASYDSRFIPAWEKAGNTLGMGMTEKQGGSDVRTNTTRAKQLGSARGPGQPYALVGHKWFFSAPMCDAFLVLAQAEGGISCFLMPRFTPDGALNAIRIQRLKDKLGDWSNASSEVELHGAFAWMVGEEGRGVSTILEMVAMTRQDCMIGSSGQMRQALVQALHHTRHRVAFGKRLADQPLMRNVLADLALESEAHLVLTARVSRAVDASHRDAKEAAFARIATAVGKYWVCKRTPVFVNEAQECLGGAGYVEEANLARLYRQAPLNSIWEGSGNIQCLDVLRAASREPASREALFAELLAAQGGHAAYDAAIARLHKELANTEALEARSRFIVEGLAVALQASLLIRAGNTLVSDAFCESRLGGAHGQTFGTLPAHTPMQALIERSFSEEAK, from the coding sequence ATGACCGAACCCAACGCCATCGCCGCTGGCTTCCTCACCCACGAAGTCACCAACCAGCCCCCGCCGCTCGTCTACGACGCGTGGAAGACGGACACGGTGCTGCGCGAAGTGGTTGCGCGCGAGGGCGGCGGCTGGGCCGAGGCGGACCTCGCGAAGTACGGCGTCCTGGCGGGCGGGGAGATGCAGCAGCTCGCGGTGCTGGCCAACGAGAACAAGCCCAGGTTCCGCCCCTTCGACCGCTATGGCAATCGCCGCGACGAGGTGGAGTTCCATCCCTCGTACCACCGGCTGATGGAGCTGGGCATGGCCCACGGCGTGTCCGGCTTCGCGTGGCGCAACGAGGAGAAGCCCGGCGCCCACGTGGCCCGCATGGCCTTCTTCTACCTGCACAACCAGGCCGACCAGGGCACGAGCTGTCCGCTCACCATGACGTACGCCAGCGTGCCCGCGCTGCGCCACCAGCCGGAGCTGGCTCGCGAGTGGGTGCCGCGCGTGGCCTCCGCCTCGTATGACAGCCGCTTCATCCCCGCGTGGGAGAAGGCGGGCAACACCCTCGGCATGGGCATGACGGAGAAGCAGGGCGGCTCCGACGTGCGCACCAACACCACGCGCGCGAAGCAACTGGGCAGCGCCCGCGGGCCCGGGCAGCCGTACGCGCTGGTGGGCCACAAGTGGTTCTTCTCCGCGCCCATGTGCGACGCCTTCCTCGTGCTCGCGCAGGCGGAGGGCGGCATCTCCTGCTTCCTGATGCCGCGCTTCACACCGGACGGCGCGCTCAACGCCATCCGCATCCAGCGCCTCAAGGACAAGCTGGGCGACTGGAGCAACGCCTCCTCCGAGGTGGAGCTGCACGGCGCCTTCGCGTGGATGGTGGGCGAGGAGGGACGCGGCGTCTCCACGATTCTGGAGATGGTGGCCATGACGCGGCAGGACTGCATGATTGGCTCCAGCGGGCAGATGCGGCAGGCGCTGGTGCAGGCCCTGCATCACACGCGGCACCGCGTCGCCTTCGGCAAGCGGCTGGCGGACCAGCCGCTGATGCGCAACGTGCTCGCGGACCTGGCGCTGGAGTCCGAGGCGCACCTGGTGCTCACCGCGCGCGTGTCCCGCGCCGTGGACGCGAGCCACCGCGACGCGAAGGAGGCCGCCTTCGCGCGCATCGCCACCGCCGTGGGCAAGTACTGGGTCTGCAAGCGCACGCCCGTCTTCGTCAACGAGGCGCAGGAGTGCCTGGGCGGCGCGGGCTACGTCGAGGAGGCCAACCTCGCGCGGCTGTACCGGCAGGCGCCGCTCAACTCCATCTGGGAGGGCAGCGGCAACATCCAGTGCCTGGACGTGCTGCGCGCCGCCTCGCGCGAGCCGGCCAGCCGTGAAGCCCTCTTCGCGGAGCTGCTCGCGGCGCAGGGCGGGCACGCGGCGTACGACGCGGCGATTGCGCGCCTGCACAAGGAACTGGCCAACACGGAGGCGCTGGAGGCGCGCTCGCGCTTCATCGTCGAGGGGCTGGCCGTCGCGCTCCAGGCGTCGCTGCTCATCCGCGCGGGCAACACCCTGGTGTCGGACGCCTTCTGCGAGTCGCGCCTGGGCGGCGCCCATGGTCAGACGTTCGGCACGCTCCCGGCGCACACGCCGATGCAGGCGCTCATCGAGCGCTCCTTCAGCGAGGAGGCGAAGTGA
- a CDS encoding FIST signal transduction protein, which yields MPARIVVTHSTAMDEASAARELAAKLRQQAGGSPVRGGLVYCTVGVRTPALQKALVEQLPGVPFIGATSCVGVGSAEGFRTERIVSALWLVGDGFRFGVSALSRGGDVRGQGRELANDALKSGLIPAEAARFAVVHATPGSEESLLAGLYDVLPRRTVLVGGSAADNDISGQWSVWSSEGVHTTGAVLAVCDWPWRLTAMCQGGYLVTRHRGTVTRASGRTVYTIDGRPAADVYNEWLDGKLKSFLETGGTVLSSTTLCPLGVPRTMDGLETHVVVHPEKVLVPERALTLFADVKEGEQLVLMRSTEGALVKQSGQLTEWALGSSGLQKDKLAGALLVYCAGCMLTIQKQVPDMLGDFQRVVGQTPYLSVFTFGEQGCVMPQRAEHGNLMTSVLLLGNA from the coding sequence GTGCGCGGTGGGCTCGTCTACTGCACGGTCGGCGTGCGGACTCCCGCGCTCCAGAAGGCGCTCGTCGAGCAGTTGCCCGGAGTGCCCTTCATCGGCGCCACGTCGTGCGTGGGCGTCGGCTCGGCGGAAGGCTTTCGCACCGAGCGAATCGTCAGTGCGCTCTGGCTCGTCGGAGACGGCTTCCGCTTCGGGGTGAGCGCCCTCTCACGCGGCGGCGACGTCCGTGGCCAGGGCCGGGAGCTCGCCAACGACGCGCTGAAGAGCGGCCTCATCCCCGCCGAGGCGGCGCGCTTCGCCGTCGTGCACGCGACGCCCGGCAGCGAGGAGTCACTGCTGGCCGGGCTCTACGACGTGCTGCCCCGGCGCACGGTCCTCGTCGGCGGCAGCGCGGCCGACAACGACATCAGCGGGCAGTGGTCTGTCTGGTCTTCCGAGGGCGTCCACACGACGGGCGCGGTGCTGGCCGTGTGCGACTGGCCCTGGCGCCTCACGGCCATGTGCCAGGGCGGCTACCTCGTCACGCGCCACCGCGGCACCGTCACACGCGCCAGCGGGCGCACCGTGTACACCATCGACGGCCGGCCAGCGGCGGACGTCTACAACGAGTGGCTCGACGGCAAGCTGAAGTCGTTCCTCGAGACGGGCGGCACGGTGCTGAGCAGTACGACGCTCTGTCCGCTCGGCGTGCCCCGCACCATGGACGGACTGGAGACGCACGTCGTCGTGCACCCGGAGAAGGTCCTCGTGCCCGAGCGCGCGTTGACCCTCTTCGCCGACGTGAAGGAAGGCGAGCAGCTCGTCCTCATGCGCAGCACGGAAGGGGCGCTCGTGAAGCAGAGCGGGCAGCTCACCGAGTGGGCGTTGGGCAGCTCGGGGCTCCAGAAGGACAAGCTCGCGGGCGCGCTGCTCGTGTACTGCGCGGGCTGCATGCTCACGATTCAGAAGCAGGTCCCCGACATGCTGGGAGACTTCCAGCGGGTGGTGGGCCAGACGCCCTACCTGTCCGTCTTCACCTTCGGTGAGCAGGGCTGCGTGATGCCCCAGCGCGCCGAGCACGGCAACCTCATGACGAGTGTGCTGCTGCTGGGCAACGCCTGA